One Falco naumanni isolate bFalNau1 chromosome 13, bFalNau1.pat, whole genome shotgun sequence DNA segment encodes these proteins:
- the ZIC4 gene encoding zinc finger protein ZIC 4 produces MDPAALSRRNAALRSVDLAGAPRRHHRHPPQSMTGFPGFAGHPHATAPTPPGEHAAESRLGPHPLRPEYMGHRHHPPPHPPPQHHPAALKLSPAPHPHHHLHHHHHHYHHHHHHHHHMAGQAEVVSSQTGAFGPAQSPAVPYPVSHPAQALAAGSYPGHHGHHHHSEAGNPSLFTGLHEQPPHAAPGGHLNGQIRLGLPGEMYARSEHFTQVPASRTDPFAASSLHSYGGMNLNVNLAPHHGPGAFFRYMRQPIKQELICKWIELDQTPKKLCSKTFSTMHELVTHVTVEHVGGPEQSNHICFWEECPREGKPFKAKYKLVNHIRVHTGEKPFPCPFPGCGKVFARSENLKIHKRTHTGEKPFKCEFEGCDRRFANSSDRKKHSHVHTSDKPYNCKVRGCDKSYTHPSSLRKHMKVHCKSPPPSSGYESSTPSLVSPSSDSGREPPASCSHAEPSAPAQPAANLSEWYVCQAAGLRGPPAPPAAPPPPRPPQRAPAPLLVRAAAGALARPGPGALRRARGGRAGG; encoded by the exons ATGGACCCTGCTGCTCTCTCCAGGCGGAACGCGGCGCTGAGATCAGTAGACTTGGCGGGGGCTCCTCGCCGCCAccaccgccaccccccccaGAGCATGACAGGCTTCCCGGGCTTCGCCGGGCACCCCCACGCCACGGCGCCCACGCCGCCGGGGGAGCACGCCGCCGAGTCCCGCCTCGGGCCGCACCCGCTCCGGCCAGAATACATGGGGCACCGccaccatcctcctcctcatcctcctcctcagcatCACCCCGCGGCCCTTAagctcagccctgcccctcatccccaccaccacctccaccaccaccaccaccactatcatcatcatcatcatcatcatcatcatatgGCAGGCCAAGCCGAGGTGGTCTCTAGTCAAACGGGAGCGTTTGGCCCGGCGCAGTCACCAGCAGTCCCTTACCCCGTCTCTCACCCAGCCCAGGCTCTGGCAGCAG GTAGCTACCCCGGACACCATGGTCACCACCACCACTCAGAAGCTGGGAATCCCTCTCTATTCACTGGACTCCATGAGCAGCCTCCCCATGCAGCTCCAGGTGGCCATCTAAACGGACAGATAAGACTGGGGTTACCTGGAGAAATGTACGCCAGGTCTGAACATTTCACTCAAGTACCAGCCTCCAGGACAGatccttttgctgcttcttcGCTTCATAGCTACGGTGGCATGAATCTGAACGTGAACCTGGCTCCACACCACGGCCCGGGTGCCTTCTTTCGTTACATGAGGCAGCCCATCAAACAGGAACTCATCTGTAAGTGGATTGAGTTGGACCAGACTCCCAAAAAATTATGCTCGAAAACTTTCAGCACGATGCACGAGCTGGTGACTCATGTCACGGTGGAGCACGTTGGAGGACCCGAGCAGTCCAATCACATATGTTTCTGGGAAGAGTGTCCAAGAGAAGGGAAACCTTTCAAGGCCAAATATAAACTTGTAAATCACATCAGAGTCCACACAGGTGAAAAACCTTTCCCCTGCCCTTTCCCAGGCTGTGGCAAAGTGTTTGCCAGATCAGAGAATctcaaaatacacaaaagaaCTCATACAG GGGAGAAGCCGTTCAAATGTGAATTCGAGGGCTGTGACAGACGCTTCGCCAACAGCAGCGACAGGAAGAAGCACTCGCACGTCCACACCAGCGACAAGCCCTACAACTGCAAAGTGAGAGGCTGCGACAAGTCTTacacccaccccagctccctgagAAAACACATGAAAGTGCACTGCAAAtcccctcctcccagctctggctACGAGTCCTCCACGCCCTCCTTGGTGTCCCCCTCCTCGGACTCCGGCCGAGAGCCCCCCGCCTCCTGTTCCCACGCCGAGCCCTCCGCGCCCGCGCAGCCCGCCGCCAACCTGAGCGAATGGTACGTGTGTCAGGCCGCGGGGCTCCGaggcccccccgcgccccccgccgcccccccgccgccgcgccccccccagcgagccccggccccgctgctagtgcgggcggcggcgggggccctCGctcggccggggccgggggcgctgCGCCGGGCGCGGGGAGGCCGGGCGGGCGGGTAG